A part of Cannabis sativa cultivar Pink pepper isolate KNU-18-1 chromosome 6, ASM2916894v1, whole genome shotgun sequence genomic DNA contains:
- the LOC115724800 gene encoding patatin-like protein 2 isoform X2 — translation MERARSFLQSPTYGNVITVLSIDGGGIRGIIPGTILSYLESELQRLDGEEARIADYFDVIAGTSTGGLVTAMLTAPDENNRPIFAAKDINHFYLQHCPKIFPQERSIPVLGGAAETIRALTGPKYDGKYLRELLKEKLGDLRLHNTLTNVVIPTFDIKRLQPTIFSSYEAKKNPSLDALLSDICTGTSAAPTYLPAHNFETTHSNGQVREFNLIDGGVVANNPALVAINEVSKEIHQGNPEFFPIKPTEYGRFLVVSIGTGALKANDKYNASEAAKWGVVGWLTSHHSTPLVDMFTQASSDLVDFFLSTVFQALHSEKNYLRIQDDTLSDTVASMDVATNENMNNLIKVGEALLKKPVTTVNLETGSCEPCYHGVTNEEAIRRVAGILSRERKAREARSPMGKVATTIPK, via the exons ATGGAGAGAGCAAGGTCGTTCTTACAATCTCCAACTTATGGAAATGTGATAACTGTCCTTAGCATCGATGGTGGTGGGATTAGGGGTATTATTCCTGGTACCATTCTCAGTTATCTAGAATCTGAGCTCCAG agACTAGATGGTGAGGAAGCAAGAATAGCTGATTACTTTGATGTGATAGCTGGAACTAGTACAGGTGGACTTGTTACAGCCATGCTTACTGCTCCTGATGAAAACAATCGACCTATTTTTGCTGCCAAGGATATCAACCATTTCTACCTTCAACACTGTCCTAAGATTTTTCCTCAAGAAAG AAGTATTCCGGTACTAGGTGGGGCGGCGGAGACAATTCGAGCTCTCACAGGTCCAAAATATGATGGCAAATATTTACGTGAGTTACTTAAGGAAAAATTAGGAGATCTGAGGTTACACAACACATTGACTAACGTTGTTATTCCCACATTTGACATCAAGCGTCTCCAACCAACTATCTTCTCTAGCTATGag gCGAAAAAGAATCCTAGCTTAGATGCGTTGCTGTCTGATATATGCACTGGAACTTCGGCTGCACCGACCTATCTTCCGGCTCATAATTTTGAAACCACGCATTCAAACGGCCAAGTCAGAGAGTTTAACCTCATTGATGGTGGTGTCGTCGCTAACAATCCG GCTTTGGTGGCTATAAATGAAGTGTCAAAGGAAATCCACCAAGGAAACCCTGAGTTTTTCCCCATTAAGCCAACGGAGTACGGAAGATTTTTGGTTGTGTCAATAGGAACTGGTGCCCTAAAAGCTAATGACAAGTACAATGCAAGTGAAGCTGCTAAGTGGGGTGTTGTGGGATGGCTGACCAGCCACCATTCTACTCCTCTTGTCGACATGTTCACTCAAGCAAGTAGTGATTTGGTCGATTTTTTCCTTTCCACTGTATTTCAGGCTCTTCACTCTGAGAAGAATTATCTTCGAATCCAA GATGATACACTAAGTGATACGGTGGCTTCTATGGATGTTGCCACAAATGAAAACATGAATAATCTAATCAAAGTTGGAGAGGCTTTGTTGAAAAAACCTGTTACTACGGTAAATTTAGAGACAGGTTCTTGTGAGCCTTGTTATCATGGTGTTACAAATGAAGAAGCTATCagaag GGTTGCCGGAATACTTTCGAGGGAGAGGAAGGCCCGTGAGGCAAGATCACCAATGGGAAAAGTTGCCACCACAATTCCCAAATAA
- the LOC115724800 gene encoding patatin-like protein 2 isoform X1, with protein MERARSFLQSPTYGNVITVLSIDGGGIRGIIPGTILSYLESELQRLDGEEARIADYFDVIAGTSTGGLVTAMLTAPDENNRPIFAAKDINHFYLQHCPKIFPQESRSIPVLGGAAETIRALTGPKYDGKYLRELLKEKLGDLRLHNTLTNVVIPTFDIKRLQPTIFSSYEAKKNPSLDALLSDICTGTSAAPTYLPAHNFETTHSNGQVREFNLIDGGVVANNPALVAINEVSKEIHQGNPEFFPIKPTEYGRFLVVSIGTGALKANDKYNASEAAKWGVVGWLTSHHSTPLVDMFTQASSDLVDFFLSTVFQALHSEKNYLRIQDDTLSDTVASMDVATNENMNNLIKVGEALLKKPVTTVNLETGSCEPCYHGVTNEEAIRRVAGILSRERKAREARSPMGKVATTIPK; from the exons ATGGAGAGAGCAAGGTCGTTCTTACAATCTCCAACTTATGGAAATGTGATAACTGTCCTTAGCATCGATGGTGGTGGGATTAGGGGTATTATTCCTGGTACCATTCTCAGTTATCTAGAATCTGAGCTCCAG agACTAGATGGTGAGGAAGCAAGAATAGCTGATTACTTTGATGTGATAGCTGGAACTAGTACAGGTGGACTTGTTACAGCCATGCTTACTGCTCCTGATGAAAACAATCGACCTATTTTTGCTGCCAAGGATATCAACCATTTCTACCTTCAACACTGTCCTAAGATTTTTCCTCAAGAAAG CAGAAGTATTCCGGTACTAGGTGGGGCGGCGGAGACAATTCGAGCTCTCACAGGTCCAAAATATGATGGCAAATATTTACGTGAGTTACTTAAGGAAAAATTAGGAGATCTGAGGTTACACAACACATTGACTAACGTTGTTATTCCCACATTTGACATCAAGCGTCTCCAACCAACTATCTTCTCTAGCTATGag gCGAAAAAGAATCCTAGCTTAGATGCGTTGCTGTCTGATATATGCACTGGAACTTCGGCTGCACCGACCTATCTTCCGGCTCATAATTTTGAAACCACGCATTCAAACGGCCAAGTCAGAGAGTTTAACCTCATTGATGGTGGTGTCGTCGCTAACAATCCG GCTTTGGTGGCTATAAATGAAGTGTCAAAGGAAATCCACCAAGGAAACCCTGAGTTTTTCCCCATTAAGCCAACGGAGTACGGAAGATTTTTGGTTGTGTCAATAGGAACTGGTGCCCTAAAAGCTAATGACAAGTACAATGCAAGTGAAGCTGCTAAGTGGGGTGTTGTGGGATGGCTGACCAGCCACCATTCTACTCCTCTTGTCGACATGTTCACTCAAGCAAGTAGTGATTTGGTCGATTTTTTCCTTTCCACTGTATTTCAGGCTCTTCACTCTGAGAAGAATTATCTTCGAATCCAA GATGATACACTAAGTGATACGGTGGCTTCTATGGATGTTGCCACAAATGAAAACATGAATAATCTAATCAAAGTTGGAGAGGCTTTGTTGAAAAAACCTGTTACTACGGTAAATTTAGAGACAGGTTCTTGTGAGCCTTGTTATCATGGTGTTACAAATGAAGAAGCTATCagaag GGTTGCCGGAATACTTTCGAGGGAGAGGAAGGCCCGTGAGGCAAGATCACCAATGGGAAAAGTTGCCACCACAATTCCCAAATAA